The following coding sequences lie in one candidate division KSB1 bacterium genomic window:
- a CDS encoding tetratricopeptide repeat protein: ELLLKIGKFDAAIENYRKALQQDPSFTASSLV, encoded by the coding sequence CGGAGCTTTTGCTGAAGATTGGTAAGTTTGACGCTGCCATTGAAAATTATCGCAAAGCTCTGCAACAAGATCCTTCTTTTACGGCTTCGTCACTAGTATAG
- a CDS encoding sodium-dependent transporter: MSAHRGEFNSKLGFILATAGSAVGLGNIWGFPFQVGSGGGAIFVLIYLAFCFILCYPIMVTEVAIGRKTSRNPVGAFNALGFRKWSFIGKLGIVSGFLILSFYNVLAAWSLGYFIEMLQGNFEVGQKFTQFTSNVPLIAVYSVIFMSATAFIVSGGIKSGIERTAKLLMPSLVIIILFLVGYAFTLPNAMQGIEFYLMPDFSKLNLQVVYSALGQAFFSLSLGMGALITYGSYFSRKEDIISSVAYITLADAGIAFAAGLMMFPFVFSQGLAPNGGSGLIFVTLPGVFASLGPMLGVFIGALFFLLLSFAALTSTVSLLEVPVAYVIDEYKLERKKAAWLVAGAIFLVSIPSILANGASEFFTSFVHYFGHDNPKSFMAMVVDVANSSLLPLGGCLISFFTAYIWKKENLNQELRIGNETFEGSFIEKYIGVAVCYLCPFILGVLFILTVLDLYFGIKIIT, from the coding sequence ATGAGCGCTCACAGGGGCGAATTTAATTCAAAACTCGGGTTTATTTTGGCCACTGCCGGTTCCGCTGTCGGACTCGGAAACATCTGGGGATTTCCCTTTCAGGTTGGCAGTGGAGGTGGGGCGATCTTTGTGCTCATCTATCTCGCCTTCTGCTTTATTTTATGTTATCCGATTATGGTCACTGAAGTCGCCATTGGACGCAAAACCAGCCGCAATCCGGTAGGAGCGTTTAATGCACTTGGATTTAGAAAATGGTCGTTTATCGGTAAACTCGGAATCGTCAGCGGCTTTTTGATTTTATCTTTTTATAACGTGCTTGCCGCGTGGTCGCTGGGCTACTTCATTGAGATGTTGCAAGGCAACTTTGAAGTGGGCCAGAAGTTTACGCAATTCACTTCAAACGTTCCTTTGATCGCAGTTTATTCGGTCATTTTTATGAGCGCTACCGCTTTCATCGTTTCCGGCGGAATTAAAAGCGGCATCGAGCGAACGGCAAAACTCTTAATGCCCTCGCTGGTAATTATTATTTTGTTTCTTGTCGGTTATGCATTTACTCTGCCAAATGCGATGCAGGGTATTGAGTTTTACCTCATGCCCGATTTTTCCAAACTCAATTTACAAGTGGTTTACAGCGCTCTGGGTCAGGCGTTTTTCTCTTTATCTTTGGGAATGGGCGCTTTGATAACTTACGGCAGCTATTTTTCAAGGAAAGAAGATATTATCAGCTCGGTTGCTTATATTACTTTGGCCGATGCCGGAATAGCATTTGCCGCCGGTTTGATGATGTTCCCGTTTGTTTTTTCACAAGGGTTAGCGCCCAATGGCGGCAGCGGTTTAATCTTTGTGACTCTGCCGGGTGTGTTTGCCTCTTTGGGACCCATGCTAGGCGTGTTTATTGGCGCCTTGTTTTTCCTTCTACTCTCCTTTGCTGCTTTGACCTCGACCGTGTCACTGCTTGAGGTACCCGTGGCTTATGTAATAGATGAGTACAAGCTCGAACGCAAAAAGGCAGCCTGGCTGGTCGCAGGAGCAATTTTCCTGGTGAGTATTCCGTCAATTCTAGCCAACGGCGCTTCTGAATTCTTCACCTCTTTTGTTCACTACTTTGGGCATGATAACCCAAAAAGTTTTATGGCTATGGTTGTCGATGTCGCTAATAGTTCGTTATTGCCACTCGGCGGTTGTTTGATTTCCTTTTTTACCGCTTACATCTGGAAAAAGGAAAATTTAAACCAAGAGCTGAGAATTGGCAATGAAACATTTGAAGGTTCATTTATCGAAAAATACATCGGGGTTGCTGTTTGCTATTTATGCCCTTTTATTTTAGGAGTATTATTTATTTTAACTGTGCTTGATCTTTATTTTGGAATTAAAATTATCACTTGA
- a CDS encoding superoxide dismutase family protein: MQTKFGKTLVSFLGLFIIGWFGCYEKSDQAADKMQTAVAEMQTTEGNEAHGTVTFTKVKGGVQVVAHFEGVPEGEHGFHIHEFGDCSSGDGKSAGGHFNPAGASHAGRDAEERHMGDLGNITADANGTAHADFVDSHLSIMGDYSIVGKGVILHADPDDMTSQPTGAAGARISCGVIKMKAEEIAEN; encoded by the coding sequence ATGCAAACGAAATTCGGAAAAACCCTGGTTTCATTTTTAGGTTTATTTATAATTGGATGGTTTGGCTGCTATGAAAAATCAGACCAAGCAGCAGATAAAATGCAAACCGCAGTTGCAGAAATGCAAACCACCGAAGGCAACGAAGCACACGGAACTGTGACTTTTACAAAAGTGAAAGGCGGTGTTCAGGTAGTCGCGCATTTTGAAGGTGTGCCGGAAGGAGAGCACGGTTTTCACATTCATGAATTTGGAGATTGCAGCAGCGGCGACGGTAAATCAGCCGGCGGGCATTTCAACCCAGCCGGTGCATCCCACGCAGGTCGTGATGCTGAGGAACGGCACATGGGCGACCTTGGCAACATCACCGCGGATGCAAACGGCACGGCCCACGCAGATTTTGTTGATTCGCATCTTAGCATAATGGGAGACTACTCGATTGTCGGCAAAGGAGTCATCCTGCACGCCGACCCCGATGACATGACTTCACAACCGACCGGTGCGGCTGGCGCTCGTATTTCTTGCGGGGTGATTAAAATGAAAGCAGAAGAAATCGCAGAGAACTAA
- a CDS encoding cold shock domain-containing protein, giving the protein MQFGTVKMWDSSKGFGFIVSDDDDDLFVHVSNLQITVKGNRLEEGQRVGFDVRRDMKGDKAINVRVVD; this is encoded by the coding sequence ATGCAATTTGGCACTGTAAAAATGTGGGACTCGAGCAAGGGATTCGGCTTCATCGTTTCAGATGATGATGATGATTTGTTCGTTCATGTGAGTAATTTGCAAATTACAGTGAAGGGGAATAGACTTGAGGAAGGTCAACGCGTCGGGTTTGATGTTCGCCGGGATATGAAAGGGGATAAGGCAATCAATGTCAGGGTTGTGGATTAA
- a CDS encoding alpha/beta fold hydrolase: MKIPLNLIPFNPYPLLKGGHRQTISGYYLPSPKNLRGTNVHHIKVSGGDKLALCENLPNRKSTFRRAILFMHGLGGNADASYMLRIAQLFQNRGWITFRMNHRGCGEGVGLARQTYHSGRSEDASAAMIKIEELYPDSPLIAVGFSLSGNVLLKLLGEKKEPLATNLAGAIAVAPPINLSLCAAALCQSQNRVYDLRFMRLLKKAMRERREHFSDFPKIDFKWKMKLRDFDEICTAPLNNFKSAEDYYSKCSAKQFLSGISTPTYLLTSDDDPFVPKESFDNLPENEFLNFNLTKSGGHMGYVSAEKTPLGTQRWLDYAVLTFAENLMKNKKGNEDTAH, encoded by the coding sequence ATGAAAATCCCGCTCAATTTAATTCCATTCAATCCATACCCTCTTCTTAAAGGAGGCCATAGACAAACAATTTCAGGGTACTATCTTCCGAGTCCTAAAAATTTAAGAGGCACCAATGTTCACCACATAAAAGTCTCCGGTGGCGATAAATTGGCGCTTTGTGAAAATCTCCCAAACAGAAAATCGACGTTTCGAAGAGCCATTCTTTTCATGCACGGCCTTGGAGGAAATGCCGATGCCTCCTATATGCTGCGAATTGCACAGCTCTTTCAAAATCGGGGGTGGATTACGTTTCGGATGAATCATAGAGGGTGTGGCGAAGGGGTTGGTTTGGCACGACAAACTTATCACTCTGGTAGAAGTGAAGATGCAAGTGCGGCAATGATAAAAATTGAAGAACTCTACCCTGACTCACCACTGATTGCGGTCGGGTTTTCTTTAAGCGGAAATGTTCTTTTGAAATTACTTGGTGAGAAGAAAGAGCCTCTCGCGACAAATCTTGCAGGGGCAATTGCAGTCGCGCCACCGATAAACTTATCTCTGTGTGCTGCTGCTTTATGCCAAAGCCAAAACAGAGTTTATGACTTGCGATTTATGCGGCTGTTAAAAAAAGCAATGAGAGAAAGGCGAGAGCACTTTTCGGATTTTCCAAAAATTGACTTTAAGTGGAAGATGAAACTTCGCGATTTTGATGAAATTTGCACCGCTCCTCTGAACAATTTTAAATCCGCTGAAGACTACTACTCAAAATGCAGCGCAAAACAATTTTTATCTGGAATCTCAACGCCGACATACCTGCTTACCAGCGATGACGATCCGTTTGTCCCAAAAGAAAGTTTTGACAATTTGCCTGAAAATGAATTCTTGAATTTTAACTTAACAAAAAGCGGCGGCCACATGGGTTATGTTTCGGCAGAGAAAACACCTCTTGGCACACAACGTTGGTTGGATTATGCGGTTTTAACTTTTGCGGAAAATCTTATGAAGAATAAAAAAGGAAACGAAGACACAGCGCACTGA
- a CDS encoding DUF488 family protein translates to MLKLKRVYETPNSEDGVRILVERLWPRGLTKERAKIDIWLKDIAPSTELRKWYNHIPERWPEFQKRYQLELEENYNVVRGLKKKVDTTDVTLVFAAKDAARNSAVVLKEVLAKSFL, encoded by the coding sequence ATGTTAAAGCTAAAACGAGTGTATGAAACACCCAACAGCGAAGACGGAGTTAGAATTCTTGTGGAGAGGCTTTGGCCACGTGGTTTAACAAAGGAGAGAGCCAAGATTGATATTTGGCTAAAAGACATTGCTCCGAGCACCGAATTGAGGAAGTGGTACAATCATATTCCGGAGAGATGGCCTGAGTTTCAAAAAAGGTATCAGTTAGAATTGGAGGAAAATTATAATGTAGTACGGGGGCTTAAGAAAAAGGTAGATACTACCGATGTTACTTTGGTTTTTGCAGCGAAAGATGCGGCTCGTAATAGTGCAGTTGTACTTAAAGAGGTACTGGCGAAAAGTTTCTTGTAA